Proteins from a single region of Chengkuizengella sediminis:
- a CDS encoding ABC transporter ATP-binding protein has translation MAFIQCEKVVKRYDDLISVDHLSFNVDKYEIFGLLGPNGAGKSSAIKMICGLLKIDQGQIFVDGISVNSNPIEVKKRLGLVPQELAIYENLSARENILFFGKLYGLRGKDLKNKVDEALQFVGLTERQNERPEKFSGGMKRRLNIACAIVHQPKLIIMDEPTVGIDPQSRNHILESVKKLNEMGSTIIYTSHYMEEIESICTRVGIIDSGRLIALGSVQELKDQNKQDEKITLVVDHIPSEAIFELDVHPQTNEVSATEQTIEIFLNSSQTYLQDILFILSKHDVKIQTLKREEPNLESLFLSLTGRTLRD, from the coding sequence ATGGCTTTTATTCAATGTGAAAAAGTAGTGAAACGTTATGATGATTTGATTTCAGTTGACCATTTAAGTTTTAATGTTGATAAATACGAAATATTTGGATTACTCGGACCAAATGGGGCGGGTAAAAGCTCTGCGATAAAAATGATCTGTGGGTTACTAAAAATAGATCAAGGTCAAATATTTGTAGATGGTATATCTGTGAATTCGAATCCAATTGAAGTTAAAAAAAGATTGGGTCTAGTACCTCAGGAGTTAGCTATATATGAGAACTTAAGCGCACGAGAAAATATACTTTTTTTTGGAAAATTATATGGTTTACGCGGTAAAGATTTAAAAAATAAAGTGGATGAAGCTTTACAATTTGTTGGGTTAACTGAAAGACAAAATGAAAGACCTGAAAAATTTTCAGGAGGAATGAAACGCAGATTAAACATCGCGTGTGCTATAGTTCACCAACCGAAGTTAATAATCATGGATGAACCTACAGTAGGAATTGACCCTCAGTCCCGCAACCATATTTTAGAATCTGTGAAAAAATTAAATGAAATGGGTTCTACAATTATTTATACAAGTCACTACATGGAAGAAATTGAATCTATATGCACGAGGGTAGGGATCATTGATTCTGGTCGATTGATTGCTTTAGGTTCAGTGCAGGAATTAAAAGATCAAAACAAACAGGATGAAAAGATAACACTCGTTGTGGATCACATACCGAGTGAAGCTATTTTTGAATTAGATGTACATCCTCAAACGAATGAAGTTTCTGCAACAGAGCAAACGATTGAAATATTTCTGAATTCTTCACAAACATATTTGCAAGATATTTTATTCATCTTATCGAAACACGACGTGAAAATCCAGACTTTGAAAAGAGAAGAGCCTAATTTAGAATCGTTATTTTTATCACTAACAGGTCGCACTTTAAGAGATTAG
- a CDS encoding sensor histidine kinase — protein sequence MKYQLSWFQYLLIIITALGTLFINIEIDAPTFTLFILLLILIKQAKNRWISTKLLPWFILIETGYIYWLNNQFQGILFILFFTAIFSISQLESKLQWFFIIGQWALLNFLLFQQPPDLILVINLLYVMTSLLHWNIHSLTYKQKDMTYLYDQLRGKHYELEEARKRIKEYASEIENMAQIEERNRISKEIHDELGHQLTRAKMMMEAALPLVQDQPKKSMHLLEQIKDQLSNNMETLRKTVRNMKPDDHKIYQYSLNHLIEQFAKSCNIHIQYDVKGLPYPLYPSAELTLYRNAQEAMTNAVKHAHATEVNIRLEFHPHFIDFIISNNGDMPVKKIRKGLGLRGMEERIELLGGEMSFEFTNSFTVKMKLPRKYIEVQQTNERSEL from the coding sequence TTGAAATATCAACTTTCATGGTTTCAATATCTACTTATTATTATCACAGCTCTAGGTACCTTATTTATAAACATAGAAATTGATGCACCCACTTTTACTTTATTCATTTTATTACTTATTTTAATAAAACAAGCTAAAAATCGTTGGATCTCAACTAAGCTACTTCCTTGGTTTATTTTAATAGAAACAGGGTACATTTATTGGCTAAACAACCAATTTCAAGGTATCCTATTCATTCTTTTTTTCACTGCTATTTTTTCAATCTCCCAACTTGAATCTAAACTTCAGTGGTTTTTTATCATAGGTCAATGGGCATTATTAAACTTTTTATTATTTCAACAACCACCTGATCTTATCCTTGTAATAAATCTATTATATGTAATGACCTCCCTATTGCATTGGAACATTCATTCATTAACATATAAACAAAAAGATATGACATATCTATATGATCAATTAAGAGGAAAACACTATGAATTAGAAGAAGCTAGGAAAAGAATTAAGGAATATGCTTCCGAAATAGAAAATATGGCACAAATAGAAGAGAGAAATCGGATATCCAAAGAAATTCATGACGAGCTCGGTCATCAATTAACTCGAGCAAAAATGATGATGGAGGCCGCTTTGCCGCTCGTACAAGATCAACCCAAAAAGAGTATGCATCTACTTGAACAAATAAAAGACCAGCTTTCGAATAACATGGAAACTTTACGAAAAACAGTACGAAATATGAAACCAGATGATCATAAAATTTATCAGTATTCTTTAAATCATTTAATTGAACAGTTTGCAAAAAGTTGTAACATACATATTCAATATGATGTGAAGGGGCTTCCTTACCCACTATATCCAAGTGCAGAATTAACATTGTATAGAAATGCACAAGAAGCAATGACTAATGCAGTAAAACATGCTCATGCCACTGAAGTAAATATTCGATTAGAATTCCACCCTCATTTTATTGATTTTATCATTAGTAATAATGGAGATATGCCTGTGAAAAAGATAAGAAAAGGACTAGGCTTAAGAGGAATGGAAGAAAGGATCGAATTATTAGGTGGTGAGATGTCTTTTGAATTCACAAATTCATTTACAGTAAAAATGAAGCTTCCCCGGAAATATATTGAGGTTCAACAAACAAATGAACGGAGTGAATTGTAA
- a CDS encoding response regulator, giving the protein MIHLLIVDDDPFIRESLQIIFENYAENEIKVLGTCSNGKEALTFIKQNPDVNIVLMDVRMPICDGVEGTKIIKQNFSNVAVLILTTFDDDEYIIEALKNGANGYMLKNIPPKQIIEGIKSVMQGNLLIHPSIAKKLTSFLQHKPSPVPRDNILESYQLSKTEQKIIEQISEGLSNKEIAKVLFLSEGTIKNYITTILAKLSLRDRTQIAIFYLKNRG; this is encoded by the coding sequence ATGATCCATCTATTAATCGTTGATGATGATCCCTTTATAAGAGAGAGCCTGCAGATCATTTTTGAAAACTATGCTGAAAACGAGATTAAGGTTTTGGGAACATGTTCAAATGGAAAAGAAGCTTTAACTTTTATCAAGCAAAATCCTGACGTTAATATTGTATTAATGGATGTTAGAATGCCTATTTGTGATGGTGTTGAAGGAACTAAAATCATCAAACAAAACTTTTCTAATGTAGCAGTACTCATTTTAACCACATTTGACGATGATGAATACATCATTGAAGCGTTAAAAAATGGGGCAAATGGATATATGTTGAAAAATATACCACCTAAACAAATTATTGAAGGTATAAAATCTGTTATGCAAGGTAATCTTCTTATCCATCCTAGTATTGCAAAAAAACTAACTAGTTTTTTACAACATAAACCAAGCCCTGTTCCAAGAGATAACATTTTAGAATCTTATCAATTGTCAAAAACCGAACAAAAAATTATAGAACAGATTTCTGAAGGTTTATCAAATAAAGAAATTGCAAAAGTATTATTTTTAAGTGAAGGCACAATCAAAAATTACATAACTACGATATTGGCAAAGCTCTCATTAAGAGATCGAACACAAATTGCTATTTTTTATTTGAAAAATAGAGGTTAA
- a CDS encoding SDR family oxidoreductase, which translates to MDLNLKGKSVVITAGSKGLGKATALEFAKEGAHVIISSRNEEELAKTKHEIEKETGNKNVHFLVCDITKVDDIKQMVNEAVERFGMVDVLINNAGGPPTGTFDQMTDEDWLYAFELNLLSFIRTIREVLPYMKKQQHGHIINFASSSIKQPIDNLILSNTFRTGIVGLAKSLSQELASDNILINTVGPGRISTDRLAQLDGIRAEKQGKTIEEIKLETEATIPLGRYGEPSEFAKMVVFLASGANTYVTGQSFVIDGGMVKAF; encoded by the coding sequence GTGGATTTAAACTTGAAAGGGAAATCGGTAGTTATCACAGCAGGCAGTAAAGGACTAGGTAAAGCAACGGCACTGGAATTTGCAAAAGAAGGGGCGCACGTTATTATTTCAAGTCGAAATGAGGAGGAGTTAGCAAAAACGAAGCATGAAATAGAAAAGGAAACAGGAAACAAGAATGTACATTTTCTCGTATGTGATATAACAAAAGTAGATGATATAAAACAAATGGTCAATGAAGCTGTCGAGCGTTTTGGTATGGTGGACGTATTAATAAATAATGCAGGTGGACCTCCAACTGGGACATTTGATCAAATGACTGATGAAGATTGGTTATATGCTTTTGAATTAAACCTATTAAGTTTTATTCGAACGATTCGTGAAGTATTACCTTATATGAAAAAACAACAGCACGGTCATATTATAAACTTTGCCTCCTCTTCCATAAAACAGCCCATAGATAACCTGATTCTATCTAATACGTTTCGTACTGGTATTGTTGGTCTAGCAAAAAGTCTATCACAAGAGCTTGCATCTGATAATATTTTAATCAATACAGTGGGTCCAGGGAGAATTAGCACAGATCGATTAGCGCAATTAGATGGAATACGTGCAGAAAAGCAAGGAAAAACAATAGAAGAAATTAAATTAGAAACTGAAGCTACTATTCCTCTTGGACGTTATGGAGAACCATCAGAATTTGCAAAAATGGTAGTTTTCTTAGCTTCAGGTGCAAATACTTATGTGACTGGCCAATCCTTTGTAATAGATGGGGGAATGGTTAAAGCGTTTTAA
- a CDS encoding TRAP transporter permease — translation MGLTLLASGFLLYGFYVKLSIYPELTSSKILTVSKSIIAHLVFITEGILGTAIGISASYIILFILFGAFLSRSGLGKLFNDLSMAVAGHTKGGPAKVAVIASGFLGSINGSAIANVVTTGTFTIPLMKKIGYHKNFAGAVESAASVGGQILPPIMGAAAFIMAENLNIPYTKIILAGIIPALLFYVGILLQVHFRAAKQGLTGIPKKELPTVKEVLVERGHLIIPMIILLYLLFSGKTPFYAAFWSIIANVVISGSKQLLPMITGVSVFMIFQSQILAVLNGEPIPALRNDWWELLLIILIPLAINIFRKNLKLQSEEMSLKDCLNALEDGAKTTIPVAIACGAVGIIVGIASLTGIALEIANSVVSIGSVVESPLIQLIITLLLTMLTSIILGMGLPSIPTYVITSTMAAPILLQLPLFRELAGSPETAIFVAHMFVFYFGIFANITPPVALAAFAGAGISGGDPTKTGFNAMKLAIAGFIVPFMFVFSHEILMIDFTLLKLFMIILTTVMGVFLLSISAEGYFLKKIPVWLRICSGVGALFLIYPDGVVINLIGVVVFLMVLFMNIFNKGIHSTPTISSK, via the coding sequence ATGGGATTAACATTACTTGCATCAGGGTTCTTACTTTACGGATTTTATGTGAAATTATCTATTTACCCTGAGTTAACCTCTAGCAAGATACTCACAGTTTCGAAGAGTATTATTGCTCACTTGGTGTTTATAACAGAAGGTATACTTGGTACAGCTATAGGCATTTCAGCTAGTTATATTATTTTATTTATTTTATTTGGAGCATTTCTTAGTCGATCTGGGTTAGGAAAATTATTTAATGATCTATCAATGGCTGTCGCAGGACATACGAAGGGAGGACCAGCTAAAGTTGCTGTCATTGCAAGTGGGTTTCTTGGTTCCATTAATGGATCTGCTATTGCAAATGTTGTAACAACAGGTACATTTACAATACCATTAATGAAAAAAATAGGTTATCATAAAAATTTTGCTGGGGCGGTTGAGTCGGCTGCTAGTGTTGGTGGACAAATTTTACCTCCAATTATGGGAGCTGCAGCTTTTATCATGGCTGAGAATTTGAACATTCCATATACAAAAATCATACTTGCCGGTATTATCCCTGCTTTATTATTTTATGTGGGAATTTTACTACAAGTACATTTTCGAGCTGCAAAACAAGGGCTTACGGGGATACCAAAAAAAGAACTACCTACAGTAAAAGAAGTGTTGGTTGAACGTGGGCATCTCATTATACCCATGATCATTCTTTTATACTTATTATTTTCTGGTAAAACTCCGTTTTATGCAGCGTTCTGGTCGATTATCGCAAATGTTGTCATCTCAGGATCAAAGCAGCTTTTACCTATGATTACAGGAGTTTCTGTATTTATGATTTTCCAATCGCAAATATTAGCAGTGTTAAATGGTGAGCCTATCCCAGCATTAAGAAATGATTGGTGGGAGTTACTGCTCATTATATTAATTCCATTAGCGATAAATATTTTTAGGAAAAATTTAAAATTGCAGTCTGAGGAAATGAGTTTAAAAGATTGCTTGAATGCACTTGAAGACGGTGCCAAAACCACAATCCCTGTAGCGATAGCATGTGGAGCAGTTGGAATTATAGTGGGCATAGCATCTCTAACAGGAATTGCCCTTGAAATTGCAAATAGTGTTGTAAGTATTGGATCCGTAGTAGAGAGTCCACTAATACAGTTGATCATTACACTTCTATTAACGATGCTTACCTCTATTATTCTTGGAATGGGTTTACCAAGTATACCAACTTATGTGATTACAAGTACGATGGCTGCTCCTATACTTCTGCAATTGCCTTTATTTAGAGAGCTTGCAGGTTCACCTGAGACAGCTATATTTGTTGCTCATATGTTTGTGTTTTATTTTGGCATCTTTGCAAATATCACACCTCCTGTAGCACTGGCAGCTTTTGCGGGAGCGGGTATAAGTGGAGGGGACCCAACAAAGACTGGCTTCAATGCGATGAAGTTAGCTATCGCAGGATTTATTGTACCTTTTATGTTTGTATTTTCACATGAGATATTAATGATAGACTTTACACTTTTAAAATTGTTTATGATCATTTTGACAACAGTTATGGGCGTGTTCTTATTATCTATATCAGCGGAAGGTTATTTTTTAAAGAAAATACCTGTTTGGTTGAGAATTTGTTCAGGAGTGGGAGCGTTATTTCTTATTTATCCTGATGGAGTAGTAATTAATCTTATTGGTGTGGTTGTTTTTCTCATGGTTTTATTTATGAATATTTTCAACAAAGGCATACACTCAACGCCTACTATTTCTTCAAAATAA
- a CDS encoding DUF1850 domain-containing protein translates to MTGYRLKNIWIITILIMLYILFFFPVTVLLIQSDNEINQKFYIHNFNEFSVRWIHSVEMEEWEEFFEIQGVSIVLNSTRFKTFGAGTPSNAGTHSFIKGGWVYMININRQIGNELVIQTGNETNHRIYIKENILELNKIDTAYHIKVEPMKLIDIVSGYIRKIDFQIIP, encoded by the coding sequence TTGACTGGTTATAGGTTGAAAAATATTTGGATCATTACAATCTTAATTATGTTATACATTTTGTTTTTTTTTCCAGTGACTGTTTTACTTATACAAAGTGACAATGAAATCAACCAAAAGTTTTATATTCACAATTTTAATGAATTTTCCGTTCGTTGGATTCATTCGGTTGAAATGGAAGAATGGGAAGAGTTTTTTGAAATACAAGGTGTTTCCATTGTATTAAACTCCACAAGGTTTAAAACTTTTGGAGCTGGGACTCCTAGTAATGCAGGAACCCACTCTTTTATTAAAGGTGGATGGGTTTATATGATAAATATTAATCGTCAAATCGGTAATGAACTTGTCATTCAAACTGGAAATGAGACAAATCATCGTATTTACATTAAAGAAAATATACTGGAGTTAAACAAAATAGATACAGCTTATCATATTAAGGTTGAACCAATGAAGTTGATAGACATTGTGTCGGGTTACATTAGAAAAATAGATTTTCAAATAATTCCTTAG
- a CDS encoding TAXI family TRAP transporter solute-binding subunit — MLIVPSDLKDELVYDLAKHYYEYLGSEGVSVGALKQLDRNDIAKGLIAPLHPGAEMFYKEQGILE; from the coding sequence ATGTTAATTGTACCCTCTGATCTGAAAGATGAGTTGGTTTATGATTTAGCCAAGCACTATTATGAATATCTAGGCTCCGAGGGAGTATCTGTAGGTGCTTTAAAGCAGTTGGATAGAAATGATATTGCAAAAGGACTCATTGCACCCCTTCATCCTGGTGCAGAAATGTTTTATAAAGAGCAAGGAATTTTAGAGTAA
- a CDS encoding TAXI family TRAP transporter solute-binding subunit → MKKSGVLILLLIFSLFITACGGNTEETDLKTDPDSNGETEEKEQKMIEEAQAIVFGTGGTSGTYYPIGGALKPIFEQSDYIKNVTVAATGASVANIQNIQDSINQFAIVMSDVAYDALNGTGQFENSKVDLKAFAGMYQNIVQIVATKDSAIQSIDDLKGRKVGVGKVGSGVEQSALKVLEAAGLTYDDLSKVTHTGYADSVQEMKNGNLDAAFFTSGIPNSNITDLMQSVDITFVEIKGELASKLMEKYPIKKTIYWQETK, encoded by the coding sequence ATGAAAAAAAGTGGGGTACTTATTTTATTACTCATATTTAGCTTGTTCATTACTGCTTGTGGAGGGAATACAGAAGAAACTGATTTAAAAACTGATCCAGACTCTAACGGAGAAACTGAAGAAAAAGAACAAAAAATGATTGAAGAAGCACAAGCTATAGTTTTTGGAACGGGGGGAACTTCAGGGACCTATTACCCAATTGGAGGAGCATTAAAGCCCATTTTTGAGCAAAGTGATTATATTAAAAATGTAACAGTGGCGGCTACAGGTGCTTCTGTAGCAAATATTCAAAACATTCAGGATAGTATCAATCAATTTGCTATTGTGATGAGTGATGTGGCATATGATGCATTAAATGGTACAGGGCAATTTGAAAACAGTAAGGTGGATTTAAAAGCATTTGCAGGAATGTATCAAAATATTGTCCAGATAGTAGCTACAAAGGATAGTGCTATCCAGTCTATTGATGATCTAAAAGGTAGAAAAGTAGGGGTAGGTAAAGTAGGTTCTGGGGTTGAGCAAAGTGCTCTAAAGGTTTTAGAGGCTGCTGGATTAACTTATGATGACTTATCTAAAGTGACACATACAGGTTATGCTGATAGTGTTCAAGAAATGAAAAATGGCAATTTAGATGCAGCGTTTTTCACCTCAGGTATTCCAAACAGTAATATTACAGATTTAATGCAATCCGTGGATATAACTTTTGTTGAAATTAAGGGAGAATTAGCTAGCAAGCTTATGGAAAAATATCCTATAAAGAAAACAATATACTGGCAGGAGACGAAGTAA
- a CDS encoding YktB family protein translates to MTFKGFKKHDFDTFNIEGLDERMSAIKERIQPKFKVIGDELTGDLSAMIGSEMFLHIAKHARRSVNAPNDTWLAIAANKRGYKKHPHFQIGLFDSHVFIWLAFIYELPNKSDIAKIFLDNIEMINDVPNDFVISQDHMKKEAYTIKEIEIEKSLERFRDVKKVEFLIGRHISSTDPILKDETKFMDYVKETFETLIPLYLLSYK, encoded by the coding sequence ATGACTTTTAAAGGATTTAAAAAACATGATTTTGATACATTTAATATAGAAGGTCTTGACGAAAGAATGAGTGCAATAAAGGAAAGAATTCAACCGAAATTTAAGGTGATTGGGGACGAATTGACTGGCGACCTTTCCGCAATGATCGGAAGTGAAATGTTTTTACATATAGCGAAGCACGCACGACGAAGCGTCAATGCGCCGAATGACACTTGGTTAGCGATAGCAGCGAATAAAAGAGGATATAAAAAACACCCTCATTTTCAAATTGGATTGTTTGACTCTCATGTTTTCATTTGGCTCGCGTTCATTTATGAATTGCCGAATAAATCGGACATAGCAAAAATATTCTTGGATAATATCGAAATGATTAATGACGTTCCAAACGACTTCGTTATTTCCCAAGACCATATGAAAAAAGAAGCGTATACAATAAAAGAAATTGAGATTGAAAAATCACTTGAACGTTTCCGTGATGTGAAGAAAGTTGAATTTTTAATTGGACGACATATTTCTTCAACAGACCCAATCCTGAAGGACGAAACAAAATTCATGGATTATGTAAAGGAAACATTCGAAACACTTATTCCGTTATATTTACTTTCGTATAAATAA
- a CDS encoding ABC transporter ATP-binding protein has protein sequence MTKSCIRVEQLTKKFNKKTILNEISLDIPCAKITGLLGPSGAGKTTLIKQIAGMDTPDQGHIYVLSKKMPSIDMINRIGYMAQSDALYNELSAYDNLDFFAQLYGLKGKAKKQRIHEVMELVDLTADLRKKVSKYSGGMKRRLSLAIALVHQPEILLLDEPTVGIDPVLRQSIWSELDILSEQGTTIIVTTHVMDEAEKCHQLAMLRNGEMIAFDTPKKLVEDTETKSIEEAFLYYGGVKA, from the coding sequence ATGACTAAATCTTGTATTCGAGTAGAACAGCTCACGAAAAAATTTAACAAAAAAACAATACTTAATGAAATATCTCTAGATATACCATGCGCTAAAATCACAGGCTTGTTAGGCCCATCAGGTGCAGGAAAAACAACTCTAATCAAACAAATTGCAGGTATGGATACACCTGACCAAGGACATATTTATGTTTTATCCAAAAAAATGCCTTCAATAGATATGATCAATCGTATCGGTTATATGGCACAATCCGATGCTTTATACAACGAATTATCTGCCTATGATAATTTGGATTTCTTCGCACAACTGTATGGTTTAAAAGGAAAAGCTAAAAAACAAAGAATCCATGAAGTCATGGAGTTGGTGGACTTAACTGCTGATTTAAGAAAAAAAGTTAGTAAATATTCTGGGGGCATGAAACGTCGTTTATCCTTAGCCATAGCTTTAGTACATCAACCAGAGATTTTATTACTCGATGAACCAACTGTCGGGATCGATCCTGTGCTTCGACAATCCATATGGTCAGAATTAGACATATTAAGTGAGCAAGGTACAACCATTATCGTAACGACCCATGTTATGGATGAAGCTGAAAAGTGTCATCAACTAGCTATGCTCCGCAATGGAGAAATGATCGCTTTTGACACACCAAAAAAGTTAGTAGAAGATACAGAAACAAAAAGTATTGAAGAAGCCTTTCTTTATTATGGGGGTGTAAAAGCATGA